A stretch of Edaphobacter lichenicola DNA encodes these proteins:
- the sseA gene encoding 3-mercaptopyruvate sulfurtransferase has product MNPLVTPEWLSTRLQDPNTIILDATLPPVGVTPPIDTRARYLANHIPGALFFDIEDLSDHSTPLPHMLPTAEAFSRSMSTLGVADTATIVIYEQESVFSAPRAWWMLRTMGAENVHILDGGLRAWTEAGLPTESGPAHRAPASFHAKLNHEAVKNLAQLKVKLSTNQKQILDARSAARFNGTAPEPRPNLSSGHMPGATSIPFTELVEDGRLKPTDKLRELFAAKKIDLHQPITTTCGSGVTAAVIALGLELAGAKEVSLYDGSWAEYAQQPDAIIEKD; this is encoded by the coding sequence ATGAATCCCCTAGTCACCCCCGAATGGCTGTCCACTCGCCTCCAGGATCCCAACACCATCATCCTCGACGCCACCCTCCCGCCCGTAGGAGTGACGCCCCCCATCGACACCCGCGCCCGCTATCTCGCTAACCACATCCCCGGCGCCCTCTTCTTCGACATCGAAGACCTCTCCGACCACTCCACCCCGCTCCCCCATATGCTACCCACAGCCGAAGCCTTCTCCCGCAGCATGTCCACCCTCGGCGTCGCCGACACCGCCACCATCGTCATCTACGAGCAAGAAAGCGTCTTCTCCGCCCCGCGAGCCTGGTGGATGCTCCGCACCATGGGCGCAGAAAACGTTCACATCCTCGACGGCGGCCTCCGCGCCTGGACCGAAGCCGGCCTCCCAACAGAATCCGGCCCCGCCCACCGCGCACCCGCCAGCTTCCACGCCAAGCTCAACCACGAAGCCGTAAAGAACCTCGCCCAACTCAAAGTCAAACTCAGCACCAACCAAAAACAAATTCTCGACGCCCGCTCCGCCGCCCGCTTCAACGGCACAGCACCCGAGCCACGCCCCAACCTCTCCTCCGGCCACATGCCCGGAGCCACCAGCATCCCCTTCACCGAACTCGTAGAAGACGGCCGCCTAAAACCCACAGACAAACTCCGCGAACTCTTCGCCGCAAAAAAGATCGACCTGCACCAACCCATCACCACCACCTGCGGCTCCGGAGTCACCGCTGCCGTCATCGCCCTCGGCCTCGAACTCGCCGGCGCAAAGGAGGTAAGCCTCTACGACGGCTCCTGGGCCGAGTACGCCCAACAACCCGACGCCATCATTGAAAAAGACTAG
- a CDS encoding Fpg/Nei family DNA glycosylase, with translation MPELPDITAYLSALEPRILGQPLTHLRLASPFLLRTVRPSLKEIEGHTITALHRIGKRIVFEFDNGIWLVLHLMIAGRLHWRPLGAKLGGRNNLAAFDLPNGSLVLTEAGSKRRASLHLFANQAAAQQIDPGGLELFERNTFIANLEDFRAALTTENRTLKRALTDPRILSGIGNAYSDEILHAAQLSPILQTAKLSPEQWQRLYNATRDTMQLWIARLTTEAAQAFPEKVTAFRKDMAVHGRFGQPCPTCGQPIQRIRYADNETNYCAQCQTGGKVLADRSLSRLLGKDWPRTLDELEALKKR, from the coding sequence ATGCCAGAGCTACCCGACATCACGGCCTACCTCTCCGCACTCGAGCCACGCATTCTCGGCCAGCCCCTCACCCACCTCCGCCTGGCCAGCCCCTTCCTCCTCCGCACCGTCCGCCCATCCCTCAAGGAGATCGAAGGCCACACCATCACCGCTCTCCACCGCATCGGCAAACGCATCGTCTTCGAGTTCGACAACGGCATCTGGCTAGTCCTTCACCTCATGATCGCCGGCCGTCTCCACTGGCGTCCCCTCGGAGCCAAACTCGGCGGCCGCAACAACCTCGCCGCCTTCGACCTCCCCAACGGCTCGCTCGTCCTCACCGAAGCCGGCTCCAAGCGCCGAGCCTCCCTCCACCTCTTCGCCAACCAAGCCGCCGCCCAACAGATCGACCCCGGCGGCCTCGAACTCTTCGAACGCAACACCTTCATCGCCAACCTCGAAGACTTCCGCGCCGCCCTCACCACCGAAAACCGCACCCTCAAGCGAGCCCTCACCGACCCGCGCATCCTCTCCGGCATCGGCAACGCCTACTCCGACGAGATCCTCCACGCAGCCCAGCTCTCCCCCATCCTCCAAACCGCGAAGCTAAGTCCAGAGCAGTGGCAGCGCCTCTACAACGCCACCCGCGACACCATGCAGCTCTGGATAGCTCGCCTCACCACCGAAGCCGCCCAGGCCTTCCCCGAAAAAGTCACAGCCTTCCGCAAAGACATGGCCGTCCACGGACGCTTCGGCCAACCCTGCCCCACCTGCGGCCAGCCCATCCAGCGCATCCGCTACGCCGACAACGAGACCAACTACTGCGCCCAATGCCAGACCGGAGGCAAAGTCCTCGCCGACCGAAGCCTCTCCCGCCTCCTCGGCAAAGACTGGCCCCGAACCCTCGACGAGCTCGAAGCCCTCAAAAAACGCTGA
- a CDS encoding DsrE family protein yields the protein MVRRLFLSRFAQLAALPFAFGGRSLVGQAPRKTLKIMMKSAWGSDDPTKAAFPFLHGMALAEAGHEVQIFLLGEAVGLMRKTLANAVTPVGWPPVGETLDKLAAKHIQIYACGACSRARGVTEVDLNNYGAKFGNPTIFVSLVEWADRVITE from the coding sequence ATGGTGCGTCGACTCTTCCTGTCACGATTTGCGCAATTGGCGGCTCTTCCTTTCGCTTTTGGTGGTCGTTCTCTTGTGGGGCAAGCTCCGCGCAAGACGCTGAAGATCATGATGAAGAGCGCGTGGGGTTCCGACGATCCGACCAAGGCGGCGTTCCCCTTTCTGCATGGGATGGCACTTGCGGAGGCTGGACACGAGGTGCAGATTTTTCTGCTGGGGGAGGCGGTTGGGCTGATGCGAAAGACGCTTGCCAACGCGGTTACTCCGGTTGGATGGCCGCCTGTTGGTGAGACGCTGGATAAGCTCGCTGCGAAGCATATTCAGATCTACGCTTGTGGGGCGTGCTCTCGTGCCAGAGGGGTGACTGAGGTGGATCTGAATAACTATGGGGCGAAGTTTGGGAACCCGACGATATTTGTGTCGCTGGTGGAGTGGGCGGATCGGGTGATCACGGAGTAG
- a CDS encoding DUF4260 domain-containing protein: MLTRPSLLIRIEEAFLLAAVLFAYHHLHYSWLLFALLFLAPDLFMFGYLLNPRAGAATYNLVHTLWLPITLLLAGYLLHWHAAPAIVLIWIAHIALDRLLGFGLKYPTFFKDTHLQHIP, translated from the coding sequence ATGCTCACCCGCCCATCCCTCCTCATCCGCATCGAAGAAGCCTTCCTCCTCGCCGCCGTCCTCTTCGCCTACCACCACCTCCACTACAGCTGGCTCCTCTTCGCCCTCCTCTTTCTCGCTCCCGACCTCTTCATGTTCGGCTACCTCCTCAACCCCCGCGCAGGCGCAGCGACTTACAACCTTGTCCACACCCTCTGGCTCCCCATCACCCTTCTCCTCGCAGGTTATCTCCTGCACTGGCACGCGGCCCCTGCCATAGTCCTCATCTGGATCGCCCACATCGCCCTCGACCGCCTCCTCGGCTTCGGCCTCAAATACCCCACCTTCTTCAAGGACACCCACCTCCAGCACATCCCCTAA
- a CDS encoding GNAT family N-acetyltransferase yields the protein MFETRLATVEDAELIARQRRQMFVDAGQAEDAGLQAMMENFVAWVRPRLRDGSYVGWMVEDAGRVVAGAGMWMMEFPPHWMDAQPMRAYLLNFYVEPEARGKGLAYRLLKTSVEAARGRGVKVVSLHASKFGRPIYERNGFEESTEMMLRLE from the coding sequence ATGTTCGAGACGAGGTTGGCTACGGTTGAGGATGCGGAGTTGATTGCTCGGCAGCGGCGACAGATGTTTGTGGATGCGGGGCAGGCGGAGGACGCAGGGCTGCAGGCGATGATGGAGAACTTTGTGGCCTGGGTTCGGCCTCGGTTGAGGGATGGCAGCTACGTTGGGTGGATGGTGGAGGATGCGGGCCGCGTGGTGGCGGGGGCGGGGATGTGGATGATGGAGTTTCCTCCGCACTGGATGGATGCGCAGCCGATGCGGGCGTATCTGCTGAACTTTTATGTGGAGCCGGAGGCGCGCGGGAAGGGGTTGGCTTATCGGCTGCTGAAGACTTCGGTGGAGGCGGCGCGGGGGCGGGGAGTGAAGGTGGTCTCGCTGCATGCTTCGAAGTTCGGCAGGCCGATCTATGAGCGGAATGGGTTTGAAGAGTCGACTGAGATGATGCTGCGGCTGGAGTAG
- a CDS encoding TonB-dependent receptor — translation MKRWVIAICFVALPALSQVNNGELHVAITDPSGHPVKTSFAVTSTGNQYANTLSTDASGRVAVKTLPYGLYVIRVQEPGFNPVVRAVEVRSSIPAECDIHLAIAQLATMVNVEDSGTLIDPHSSSSTMQIGSKQIEERLISLPGRSVQDLVNSQPGWLYEGNAVLHPRGSEYQTQFVIDGIPLTDNRSPSFGPEVEADDVNSMSIYTAGFPAEYGRKMGGVVEINTKRETNAGLHGQFVLSGGSYDAAAGFGHVQDVWGKNTLGGTASGSMTSRYLNPVVPENFTNKGTTGDFSVRYERDFTEKDRLSATVRHELSRFLIPNELLQQDAGQMQNGDNFETLGAMSYQHIFSPVVLGTLAGMVRDNANNLYSNEDSTPILAFQHNYFREGYFKGTLSVHHDNQEWKGGVESDATFLHEQFNYRITDPDQSDDGAPNRLSFAEQRPDLEQSAFVEDLVRLGEWTVSAGLRWDHYQLLLNESAFSPRLSVGRYLPKANMVLHAAYDRVFQTPSFENILLSSSPQVASLNPRFLRLPVQPSKGNYYEGGLIKGFSEKLRVSVNFYRRDVRNFADDDQLLNTGVSYPIAFDKAVIYGAEGKLDVVQWGKLTGFVSYSYMVANAWFPVTGGLFLGDDAGNAETELAGHFPVSQDQRNTLRMRFKYELMPRLWVAGGLTFGSGLPFEYGGTEEMALSQYGPQVVGRLNFERGRVDPALAVSASLGADLIKSEKCVTRIQVDGDNLNSRLNVLDFGGLFSGNAIAPGRSVYARLSVSF, via the coding sequence ATGAAGAGATGGGTCATTGCAATCTGTTTCGTTGCGCTGCCTGCGCTGAGCCAGGTAAATAACGGCGAATTGCATGTGGCGATCACGGATCCGTCGGGCCATCCTGTGAAGACATCGTTTGCTGTGACGAGCACGGGGAATCAGTATGCGAATACGCTGAGCACTGACGCTTCGGGGCGGGTGGCGGTGAAGACGCTGCCTTACGGGCTGTATGTGATTCGCGTGCAGGAGCCGGGATTCAACCCGGTGGTGCGGGCAGTTGAAGTGCGGTCGTCGATTCCGGCGGAGTGCGATATTCACCTCGCGATTGCTCAATTGGCAACGATGGTGAATGTGGAGGACTCGGGTACGCTGATCGATCCTCATAGCTCGTCTTCGACTATGCAGATTGGTTCGAAGCAGATTGAGGAGCGATTGATTTCGCTGCCGGGCAGGTCCGTGCAGGATCTGGTGAACTCGCAGCCTGGCTGGCTGTATGAGGGGAATGCGGTGTTGCATCCTCGTGGGTCGGAGTACCAGACACAGTTTGTGATTGATGGAATTCCACTGACGGATAATCGCTCGCCCAGCTTTGGCCCTGAGGTTGAAGCGGATGATGTGAATTCGATGAGTATCTATACGGCGGGTTTTCCGGCGGAGTATGGGCGGAAGATGGGTGGCGTCGTCGAGATCAATACGAAGAGAGAGACAAACGCTGGACTGCATGGGCAATTTGTTCTCTCTGGTGGCAGCTATGACGCGGCGGCTGGGTTTGGTCATGTGCAGGATGTCTGGGGTAAGAACACGTTAGGTGGAACGGCATCGGGTAGTATGACCAGCCGCTACCTGAATCCGGTGGTTCCGGAGAACTTTACGAATAAGGGAACGACGGGGGACTTTTCTGTCAGGTACGAGCGTGATTTTACGGAGAAGGATCGGCTGAGTGCGACTGTGCGGCACGAACTTTCGCGCTTTCTGATTCCGAACGAGTTGCTGCAGCAGGATGCGGGACAGATGCAGAACGGTGATAACTTCGAGACCCTGGGGGCGATGAGTTATCAACATATTTTTTCGCCGGTGGTGCTGGGGACTCTTGCCGGCATGGTGCGGGATAACGCGAATAACCTCTATTCCAATGAGGATTCGACACCGATTCTTGCTTTTCAACATAACTATTTCCGCGAGGGATACTTCAAGGGAACTTTGTCTGTCCACCACGACAATCAGGAGTGGAAGGGTGGGGTAGAGTCGGACGCGACGTTTCTTCACGAACAGTTCAATTACAGGATTACTGATCCTGATCAGTCTGATGACGGGGCGCCGAATCGACTCTCGTTTGCGGAGCAGCGGCCTGACCTGGAGCAATCTGCTTTTGTTGAGGACCTGGTCCGGTTGGGAGAGTGGACTGTCAGTGCGGGCTTGCGGTGGGATCATTATCAATTGTTATTGAATGAGAGTGCCTTCAGTCCGCGGCTGTCGGTAGGGCGGTATCTGCCTAAGGCGAACATGGTTCTTCATGCAGCTTATGACCGTGTCTTTCAGACGCCTTCATTTGAAAATATTCTGCTGTCCAGCTCTCCGCAGGTAGCTTCGCTGAACCCTCGTTTTTTGAGATTGCCGGTGCAGCCTTCGAAAGGGAACTACTACGAGGGCGGTCTTATCAAGGGTTTCTCTGAAAAGCTGCGGGTTAGTGTGAACTTCTATCGCCGCGATGTCAGGAACTTTGCCGATGATGATCAGCTTTTGAATACGGGAGTTAGTTATCCCATCGCGTTTGATAAGGCTGTTATCTATGGCGCCGAGGGGAAGCTGGACGTTGTTCAGTGGGGCAAGCTTACCGGTTTTGTCAGCTATTCCTATATGGTAGCGAACGCGTGGTTTCCGGTTACCGGGGGTCTATTTCTTGGCGACGATGCGGGTAACGCAGAGACTGAGCTGGCGGGGCATTTTCCGGTTTCGCAGGATCAGCGCAATACGTTGCGGATGCGATTCAAGTATGAGTTGATGCCGCGGTTGTGGGTTGCCGGCGGGCTGACCTTCGGATCAGGTTTACCGTTTGAGTATGGAGGGACGGAGGAGATGGCGCTGTCTCAATATGGGCCGCAGGTGGTCGGTCGGCTTAACTTCGAGCGCGGTAGGGTTGATCCGGCGTTGGCTGTCAGTGCTTCGTTGGGTGCGGACCTGATCAAGTCGGAGAAGTGTGTGACGCGGATTCAGGTGGATGGGGACAACTTGAATAGTCGGCTGAATGTGCTTGACTTTGGAGGGCTGTTTTCGGGGAATGCGATTGCGCCGGGGCGTAGTGTCTATGCGCGGCTGTCGGTTAGTTTTTAG
- the lptE gene encoding LPS assembly lipoprotein LptE, with product MRLLTPILLLTLTGCGYHQTGSATHIPASVRTLAVPVFATNAQAFHTEMAFTQATIRELNTRTRYHILTSDSDSADATLHGTILTQTVAPLTYDGATGQSSSYLITITAKVLLTAHDGHTLYRNDAFVYREQYQSTQDLSGFIQEDNHAVNRVAKDFAQAVVSDMLESF from the coding sequence ATGCGCCTCCTCACCCCGATCCTCCTCCTCACGCTCACCGGCTGCGGCTACCACCAGACCGGCTCCGCGACCCACATCCCCGCCAGCGTCCGCACCCTCGCCGTCCCCGTCTTCGCCACCAACGCCCAGGCCTTCCACACCGAGATGGCCTTCACCCAGGCCACCATCCGCGAGCTCAACACCCGCACCCGCTACCACATCCTCACCTCCGACTCAGACTCCGCCGACGCCACCCTCCACGGCACCATCCTCACCCAGACCGTCGCCCCCCTCACCTACGACGGCGCCACCGGCCAATCCTCCAGCTACCTCATCACCATCACCGCCAAAGTCCTCCTCACTGCCCACGACGGCCACACCCTCTACCGCAACGACGCCTTCGTCTACCGCGAGCAGTACCAATCCACCCAGGACCTCTCCGGCTTCATCCAGGAAGATAACCACGCCGTCAACCGTGTCGCAAAAGACTTCGCCCAGGCCGTCGTAAGCGATATGCTGGAGTCGTTCTGA
- the holA gene encoding DNA polymerase III subunit delta, with protein MASLKSFASVDRFVTEIASPATLRPAYILLGDEVFLYDRCRKAVLATLAPEDTRDFCLHDLDLAETSIFEVLDRAQTPSLMAPFQVLFVRNLKTLYGRGSKKEEFAAIDAYFRAPNPQALLLFVADHLRIPTDLRKMDYQDKERFEKIRETLGDWCGTVELARVDENDAIKWVTTTAESRNIKFDPDAARELVDSLGADMMLIASEFEKLLLYVSGPAAQPIEGVIPTEARSAQWRDPRISSEAPRTSPETNTTPLTKNRVTLGDVETMVLAAKQRSLYELTDAISAKDRPRALLLLHGLLNASDGGEDAAIGHLYMLARTFRQMLIISEKNVRDPRAIWQVLWQGFRMPPFAAEDLIKQARRYKSRRELTRAIRLVARADLELRSSPANKLLVLERLILDLSTEPKPTPYDPTHQFAMEL; from the coding sequence ATGGCTTCTCTCAAGTCCTTCGCCAGCGTCGATCGCTTCGTCACAGAGATCGCCTCCCCAGCTACCCTCCGCCCCGCCTACATCCTCCTCGGCGACGAGGTCTTCCTCTACGACCGCTGCCGCAAAGCCGTCCTCGCCACGCTCGCCCCCGAAGACACCCGCGACTTCTGCCTCCACGACCTCGACCTCGCCGAGACCAGCATCTTCGAGGTCCTCGACCGCGCCCAGACCCCCTCCCTCATGGCGCCCTTCCAGGTCCTCTTCGTCCGCAACCTCAAAACCCTCTACGGCCGCGGCAGCAAAAAAGAAGAGTTCGCAGCCATCGACGCCTACTTCCGCGCGCCCAATCCTCAAGCCCTCCTCCTCTTCGTCGCCGACCACCTCCGCATCCCCACCGACCTCCGCAAGATGGACTACCAGGACAAGGAGCGCTTCGAAAAGATCCGCGAGACCCTCGGCGACTGGTGCGGCACCGTAGAACTCGCCCGCGTCGACGAGAACGACGCCATCAAGTGGGTCACCACCACCGCCGAATCCCGCAACATAAAGTTCGACCCCGACGCCGCCCGCGAGCTGGTCGACTCCCTCGGCGCCGACATGATGCTCATCGCCAGCGAGTTCGAAAAGCTCCTCCTCTACGTCTCCGGCCCCGCCGCCCAGCCAATAGAAGGCGTCATCCCGACCGAAGCGCGCAGCGCGCAGTGGAGGGACCCCCGCATTTCGTCCGAAGCGCCACGAACCTCACCGGAAACAAACACAACCCCCCTCACCAAAAACCGCGTCACCCTCGGCGATGTCGAAACCATGGTCCTCGCCGCCAAACAGCGCTCCCTCTACGAGCTCACCGACGCCATCTCCGCCAAGGACCGCCCCCGCGCACTCCTCCTCCTCCACGGCCTCCTCAACGCCTCCGACGGTGGCGAAGACGCCGCCATCGGCCATCTCTACATGCTCGCCCGCACCTTCCGCCAGATGCTCATCATCTCGGAAAAAAACGTGCGCGACCCCCGCGCCATCTGGCAGGTCTTATGGCAGGGCTTCCGCATGCCCCCCTTCGCCGCCGAAGACCTCATCAAGCAGGCCCGCCGCTACAAATCCCGCCGCGAGCTAACCCGCGCCATTCGCCTAGTAGCCCGCGCCGACCTCGAACTCCGCAGCTCCCCCGCCAACAAACTCCTCGTCCTCGAGCGCCTCATCCTCGACCTCTCCACCGAACCCAAACCCACCCCCTACGACCCCACCCACCAATTCGCCATGGAACTGTAA
- the ftsH gene encoding ATP-dependent zinc metalloprotease FtsH — translation MNSTVKQILIWVFMITCLVFLWQVVVKTTGGTQEKNISLTQLLNDADQGKIQDVVVNGAEVTGHYRDDKNQFHTTIPGNYPDMYKTLRDHGVNITIKDQSPNQWLSLLISIAPFALLLGLWFFLLRQMQSGGNKAMSFGKSRARLLSMQQKKITFKDVAGVDEAKEELKEIIEFLREAQKFQRLGGRIPKGVLLVGPPGTGKTLLARAVAGEANVPFFSISGSDFVEMFVGVGASRVRDLFEQGKKNAPCIIFIDEIDAVGRHRGAGLGGGHDEREQTLNQLLVEMDGFESNDGVILVAATNRPDVLDPALLRPGRFDRRVIVDRPDIRGREEVLKVHSKKVPMAEDVNLNILARGTPGFSGADLANMVNEAALTAARYNRKSVHMYDFEVAKDKVMMGAERKSMLLTDEEKRVTAYHEAGHTLVSALREHSDPLHKVTIIPRGMALGVTVYLPEEDQHTVTKDYLETRMATLMGGRCAEEIFLKQMTTGAGNDIERATELARKMVCEFGMSKMGPMTFGKKEEQIFLGREIAQHRDFSDDTAKQIDAEVRFFVDAGYKSAYTILESNQDIMHRMAAALLERETLDAAEIKLIIEGKELPAAKSALSGVDPGPGGETQKILKPEGGRKPGFGEGQPSPA, via the coding sequence TTGAACTCGACCGTCAAACAAATTCTGATCTGGGTCTTCATGATCACCTGCTTGGTCTTCCTCTGGCAGGTTGTCGTCAAAACAACTGGCGGCACCCAGGAGAAGAACATCAGCCTGACCCAGTTACTCAACGACGCCGACCAGGGCAAGATCCAGGACGTCGTGGTCAACGGCGCTGAAGTCACCGGCCACTACCGTGACGACAAGAACCAGTTCCACACCACCATCCCGGGCAACTACCCCGACATGTACAAGACGCTCCGCGATCACGGCGTCAACATCACCATCAAAGACCAGAGCCCCAACCAGTGGCTCAGCCTGTTGATCTCGATCGCGCCCTTCGCCCTGCTCCTCGGCCTCTGGTTCTTCCTCCTCCGCCAGATGCAGTCCGGCGGAAACAAGGCCATGAGCTTCGGCAAGTCGCGCGCCCGCCTGCTCTCCATGCAACAGAAGAAGATCACCTTCAAGGATGTCGCTGGCGTCGATGAAGCCAAGGAAGAGCTCAAGGAGATCATCGAGTTCCTCCGCGAAGCGCAGAAGTTCCAGCGCCTCGGTGGCCGCATTCCCAAGGGCGTTCTCCTCGTCGGACCTCCGGGCACCGGCAAAACCCTCCTCGCCCGTGCAGTAGCTGGCGAAGCGAACGTTCCCTTCTTCTCCATCTCCGGCTCTGACTTCGTTGAAATGTTCGTCGGCGTCGGCGCATCCCGCGTCCGCGACCTCTTCGAGCAGGGCAAAAAGAACGCTCCCTGCATCATCTTCATCGACGAGATCGACGCAGTCGGCCGTCACCGCGGCGCAGGCCTCGGCGGCGGACACGATGAGCGTGAGCAGACCCTCAACCAGCTTCTCGTCGAGATGGACGGCTTCGAGTCCAACGACGGAGTCATCCTCGTCGCCGCGACCAACCGCCCCGACGTTCTCGACCCCGCTCTCCTCCGCCCCGGCCGCTTTGATCGTCGCGTGATCGTCGATCGTCCCGACATCCGTGGCCGCGAAGAGGTCCTCAAGGTTCACTCGAAGAAGGTCCCCATGGCCGAAGATGTGAACCTCAACATCCTCGCTCGTGGAACCCCGGGCTTCTCGGGAGCCGACCTCGCCAACATGGTCAACGAGGCCGCCCTCACCGCCGCCCGCTACAACAGAAAGTCAGTCCACATGTATGACTTCGAAGTAGCCAAGGACAAGGTGATGATGGGTGCCGAGCGCAAATCCATGCTCCTCACCGATGAAGAGAAGCGCGTCACCGCCTATCACGAGGCCGGTCACACCCTCGTCTCTGCCCTCCGCGAGCACTCTGACCCGCTCCACAAGGTCACCATCATCCCCCGCGGCATGGCGCTCGGCGTCACCGTCTACCTCCCCGAGGAAGACCAGCACACCGTCACCAAGGACTATCTCGAAACCCGCATGGCCACCCTCATGGGCGGACGCTGCGCCGAAGAGATCTTCCTCAAGCAGATGACCACCGGTGCAGGCAACGACATCGAGCGCGCCACAGAGCTGGCCCGCAAGATGGTCTGCGAGTTCGGTATGTCGAAGATGGGTCCCATGACCTTCGGCAAGAAGGAAGAGCAGATCTTCCTCGGCCGCGAGATCGCCCAGCACCGCGACTTCTCCGACGACACCGCCAAGCAGATCGACGCCGAAGTCCGCTTCTTCGTGGATGCCGGCTATAAGTCTGCCTACACCATCCTCGAGTCCAACCAGGACATCATGCACCGCATGGCAGCCGCCCTGTTGGAGCGCGAGACCCTGGACGCCGCCGAGATCAAGCTGATCATCGAAGGCAAGGAACTCCCCGCCGCCAAGTCCGCGCTCTCCGGCGTAGACCCAGGCCCCGGCGGAGAAACCCAGAAGATCCTCAAGCCCGAGGGCGGACGCAAACCCGGCTTCGGCGAAGGCCAACCAAGCCCCGCATAG
- the tilS gene encoding tRNA lysidine(34) synthetase TilS: MPPTLPFDRSQIQPGDRLCAALSGGADSVALLLTLHAARESLGIGLSAVHVHHGLRGEEADADQRFVEDLCIAHDIPLHLHQASVPNRVAQTHETIEEAARNLRYEIFTTLLTSGHADTILTAHTLDDQSETVLLKILRGAWTEGLSAIHPTITQPKGKILRPFLQTRRAEIESFLKSINQPWREDSTNTDTAYTRNKIRHELLPQLRAYNPNLDQTLANMAELAREEESRWQTELNRLLPQLLLPGKPVRGGGRAVSTTPGRSHSEVSIELDRLRPLDPALRRRVLRAAARQLGARLTFDETARLLALCGFRADPTVAARTGSSLHLPSGLRADRSPRELRLYRQQ, encoded by the coding sequence ATGCCCCCCACCCTCCCCTTCGACCGCTCCCAAATCCAACCCGGTGACCGTCTCTGCGCAGCCCTCTCCGGCGGAGCAGACTCCGTAGCCCTCCTCCTGACCCTCCACGCCGCACGCGAGTCCCTCGGCATCGGCCTCTCCGCCGTCCACGTCCATCACGGCCTCCGCGGCGAAGAGGCCGACGCCGACCAACGCTTCGTCGAAGACCTCTGCATCGCCCACGACATCCCCCTGCATCTCCACCAAGCCAGCGTCCCCAACCGTGTCGCTCAAACACACGAGACCATCGAAGAGGCCGCCCGCAACCTCCGCTACGAAATCTTCACCACTCTCCTAACCTCAGGCCACGCCGACACCATCCTCACCGCCCACACCCTCGACGACCAATCCGAAACAGTCCTCTTGAAGATCCTCCGCGGAGCCTGGACCGAAGGCCTAAGCGCCATCCATCCGACCATCACCCAGCCAAAAGGAAAGATCCTCCGCCCCTTCCTGCAAACCCGCCGCGCCGAAATCGAGTCCTTCCTGAAATCCATCAACCAGCCCTGGCGCGAAGACTCCACCAACACCGACACCGCCTACACTCGCAACAAAATCCGCCACGAGCTCCTCCCCCAACTCCGCGCCTACAACCCAAACCTCGACCAGACCCTGGCCAACATGGCCGAGCTGGCCCGCGAAGAAGAGTCCCGCTGGCAAACAGAACTAAACCGCCTCCTCCCCCAACTCCTCCTCCCCGGCAAACCCGTTCGCGGAGGAGGCCGCGCCGTCAGCACCACCCCCGGCCGATCCCATTCCGAAGTCTCCATCGAACTAGACCGCCTCCGCCCCCTCGACCCAGCCCTCCGCCGCCGAGTCCTCCGCGCCGCCGCCCGCCAACTGGGAGCCCGCCTCACCTTCGACGAGACCGCACGCCTCCTCGCCCTCTGCGGCTTTCGCGCCGACCCCACCGTAGCCGCCCGCACCGGCTCCTCCCTCCACCTGCCCAGCGGCCTCCGTGCCGACCGCTCCCCCCGCGAACTCCGCCTCTACCGCCAACAATAA